A stretch of Arachis hypogaea cultivar Tifrunner chromosome 15, arahy.Tifrunner.gnm2.J5K5, whole genome shotgun sequence DNA encodes these proteins:
- the LOC112749507 gene encoding B-box zinc finger protein 18, whose amino-acid sequence MRTLCDACESAAAIVFCAADEAALCRACDEKVHMCNKLASRHVRVGLASPSDVPRCDICENAPAFFYCETDGSSLCLQCDMIVHVGGKRTHGRYLLFRQRVEFPGDKPSNIENPASQPVEPGETKRGQNPLPKLKMGEKQQNHRMPLLSTPDPDADGHAKMETKMIDLNMKPNRIHEQASNNQP is encoded by the exons ATGCGAACGCTTTGTGATGCTTGTGAGAGTGCGGCCGCTATCGTCTTCTGCGCCGCTGATGAGGCCGCACTCTGCCGTGCCTGCGATGAGAAG GTTCACATGTGTAATAAACTTGCTAGCAGGCATGTAAGAGTGGGTCTGGCAAGTCCAAGCGATGTGCCTCGTTGTGATATATGCGAGAATGCACCTG CATTCTTCTATTGCGAGACAGATGGAAGCTCGCTTTGTTTGCAGTGCGACATGATAGTTCATGTTGGTGGTAAAAGAACACATGGAAGATATCTTCTATTTAGGCAAAGAGTTGAG TTTCCAGGAGATAAACCTAGTAACATAGAAAACCCAGCTTCTCAACCTGTGGAACCAGGGGAGACTAAGAGGGGACAAAATCCACTTCCCAAATTAAAAATGGGGGAGAAGCAACAAAACCACAGGATGCCGCTGCTTTCAACACCAGATCCTGATGCTGATGGACATGCCAAGATGGAAACTAAAATGATTGATTTGAACATGAAGCCTAACAGAATACATGAACAAGCATCAAATAATCAG ccaTAA
- the LOC112749505 gene encoding PHAF1 protein At3g51130, which translates to MLQRPRRRCEGTAMGAIVLDLRPGLGIGPFSLGMPISEAFAQIENQPNIYDVVHVKYYDEEPLKLDIVISFPDHGFHLRFDPWSQRLRLIEIYDVKRLQMRYSTSLIGGPSTLATFVAVYALFGPTYPGIFDKERGIYTLFYPGLSFAFPIPSQYTDCCHDGGVELPLEFPDGTTPVTCRVSIYDSSSGKKVGVGSLMDKASAPPLPAGSIYMEEVHVKLGEELHFTVGTQHIPFGACPQDVWTELGRPCGIHQKQVDPMVIHSASDLRPRTTLCGDYFYNYFTRGLDILFDGQTHKIKKFVLHTNYPGHADFNSYIKCNFVIHGSDSAGESFQEVNNSKQRAITPSTKWEHVKEILGDCGRAAIQTQGSASNPFGSTLVYGYQNIAFEVMKNGYIATITLFQS; encoded by the exons ATGTTGCAGAGACCCAGACGGCGCTGCGAGGGCACTGCCATGGGAGCCATCGTTCTCGATCTCCGACCCGGTCTCGGAATCGGACCCTTCTCTCTTG GGATGCCGATAAGTGAAGCATTTGCTCAGATAGAGAATCAGCCGAACATTTATGATGTGGTTCATGTTAAGTATTATGACGAG GAACCACTTAAGTTGGATATTGTTATAAGCTTTCCAGACCATGGTTTTCACCTTCGTTTTGATCCCTGGTCTCAG AGATTGCGCCttattgaaatatatgatgtAAAGCGTCTTCAAATGCGGTACTCGACTTCGTTGATTGG TGGACCGTCGACTTTGGCCACGTTCGTTGCTGTATATGCCCTGTTTGGGCCCACATATCCTGGAATTTTCGATAAGGAAAGAGGCATATACACTCTATTCTACCCG GGGCTGTCGTTTGCATTTCCTATTCCAAGTCAGTATACAGATTGCTGTCATGATGGGGGAG TTGAATTGCCATTGGAGTTTCCTGATGGCACTACACCAGTAACTTGCCGTGTGTCCATATATGATAGTTCCTCTGGTAAGAAAGTTGGTGTGGGATCCTTGATGGATAAGGCTTCTGCTCCTCCTTTACCTGCTGGCAGCATTTATATGGAAGAAGTTCATGTTAAG CTGGGGGAAGAATTGCACTTCACTGTTGGCACGCAACACATTCCTTTTGGTGCGTGTCCTCAG GATGTGTGGACTGAGCTAGGTCGTCCCTGTGGCATTCATCAAAAGCAG GTAGATCCTATGGTTATTCATTCTGCCTCAGATCTTCGGCCTCGAACAACTCTTTGTGGTGATTACTTTTATAATTACTTTACTCGTGGTCTGGACATCTTATTTGATGGGCAG actcataaaataaagaaGTTTGTGTTACATACTAATTACCCGGGTCATGCCGATTTCAATTCATACATCAAGTGTAACTTCGTTATCCATGGCTCAGATT CTGCCGGAGAATCTTTTCAGGAAGTAAATAACAGCAAGCAGAGAGCTATTACACCTAGTACAAAGTGGGAACACGTAAAG GAAATACTTGGGGATTGCGGGCGAGCTGCGATCCAAACTCAAGGTTCTGCAAGTAACCCTTTTGGTTCTACTCTTGTATATGGTTATCAAAATATTGCCTTTGAG GTGATGAAGAATGGTTATATTGCAACCATAACTCTCTTCCAGTCATAA
- the LOC112749506 gene encoding probable serine protease EDA2 has protein sequence MMKLMTRYSLCVSLLIFIPTLTHSANSSTNYLTTQQLWFSQTLDHYSPYSQDRSQFQQRYYEFLDFFRSPDGPIFMVICGEYTCKGIKNDYIAVLAKKFGAAVVSLEHRYYGKSSPFKQLTTQNLRYLSSKQALFDLAVFRQSYQESLNAKLNRTKEENPWFVFGVSYPGALSAWFRLKFPHLTCGSLASSAVVLAVYNFTEFDQQVGESAGPECKAALQETTKLIDQKLVTNGKALKASFDATDLRIDGDFLYFLADAAATAFQYGNPDKVCKPLVEAKKAGDDLVDAYAKYVKEYYLGDYGASVQSYNQNYLKNTTASEDSSDRLWWFQVCTEVAYFQVAPSNDSVRSSKVDTRYHLDLCKNVFGEGIFPDVDSTNIYYGGTKIAGSKIVFTNGSQDPWRHASKQASSPDMPSYTITCSNCGHGTDMRGCPQSPFNIEGNEKNCTSPDAVHKVRQKIVEHIDLWLSECQDTSRSCI, from the exons ATGATGAAGTTGATGACCCGCTATTCTCTCTGTGTTTCTCTCTTGATCTTCATCCCCACACTCACACACTCTGCGAATTCAAGCACCAACTATTTGACCACTCAACAACTCTGGTTCTCTCAAACCCTCGATCATTACTCTCCCTAT TCGCAGGATCGGAGCCAATTCCAGCAAAGATACTATGAGTTCCTTGACTTTTTCCGTAGTCCAGATGGACCCATTTTTATGGTAATCTGTGGTGAATATACATGCAAGGGGATCAAAAACGACTATATTGCT GTTTTGGCAAAGAAGTTTGGAGCAGCTGTGGTTTCCCTTGAGCATCGCTATTATGGAAAGAGTTCTCCGTTTAAACAGCTCACAACACAAAATTTGAGATATCTTTCATCTAAGCAAGCACTCTTTGATTTGGCTGTTTTTCGCCAGAGTTATCAG GAATCTTTAAATGCAAAGCTTAAtagaacaaaagaagaaaatccATGGTTTGTTTTTGGTGTCTCATATCCTGGAGCACTGAGTGCATGGTTTCGTCTTAAGTTTCCACATTTAACATGTGGAAGTCTTGCAAGCTCTGCAGTTGTTCTTGCTGTTTATAACTTCACAGAGTTTGATCAGCAG GTTGGTGAGTCGGCAGGTCCTGAATGTAAAGCAGCATTACAAGAAACCACTAAACTCATCGATCAAAAACTAGTAACTAATGGAAAGGCATTAAAGGCATCTTTCGATGCAACTGAT CTCAGAATTGATGGTGATTTCCTGTACTTTTTGGCAGATGCTGCTGCTACAGCG TTTCAATATGGAAATCCAGATAAAGTATGCAAGCCTCTTGTTGAGGCAAAAAAGGCTGGGGATGATTTGGTG GATGCTTATGCCAAATATGTAAAAGAGTATTACCTTGGAGACTATGGTGCTAGCGTACAATCTTACAACCAGAATTACTTGAAAAACACTACTGCTAGTGAAGACAGTTCTGATAGACTGTGGTGGTTTCAAGTTTGCACCGAAGTAGCATACTTTCAAGTGGCTCCCTCTAATGATAGTGTGCGCTCCTCAAAAGTTGATACAAG GTACCATTTGGACCTCTGCAAAAATGTATTTGGAGAAGGCATCTTTCCTGATGTTGATTCAACTAATATATACTATGGAGGCACCAAAATTGCTG GTTCAAAGATAGTTTTTACAAATGGTTCCCAGGATCCTTGGCGCCATGCATCAAAACAAGCGTCATCCCCTGACA TGCCTTCCTATACAATCACGTGTTCTAATTGCGGCCATGGAACTGACATGCGTGGATGTCCTCAATCTCCTTTTAACATTGAAG GTAATGAGAAGAACTGCACCTCCCCTGATGCAGTCCACAAAGTCCGGCAAAAGATTGTGGAGCACATAGACCTGTGGCTTTCTGAGTGCCAGGACACGAGCAGGAGCTGTATATAA